One genomic region from Solwaraspora sp. WMMD792 encodes:
- a CDS encoding MFS transporter yields MNLTPYRQALALPGVARLLALSVLARMPNTAAGVALTLYVVLGLGRGYAAAGLAGTALTIGAAIGAPLLGRLVDRRGLRPALAVSVAAQGVFWTVAQALPYPALLVAAVVAGLLSLPVFSVIRQSLAALVPAEQRRPAYALDSMSVELSFMVGPALAVLLATAVSPRIAMVAVGAGLVAAGLALFVVDPPIRARHEEADRTGARIARRDWLTPQLLGVLAVGTASTLVLGGTDVALIAALRESDQLAWTSVVLVGWGAYSLVGGFAYGATRHPVPPVWLMVALAAATVPVGLGAGHWWTLALALAPAGLLCAPTIAATSDAVARLAPAAVRGEAMGLHGSALTVGMAVGAPLTGAVIDASTPTWGFVAIGAAGLLLALPMVAMRWRRRPVPDRVPAPR; encoded by the coding sequence ATGAATCTGACTCCTTACCGGCAGGCGCTCGCGCTGCCCGGGGTGGCCCGGCTGCTCGCCCTGTCGGTGCTGGCCCGGATGCCGAACACCGCCGCCGGTGTGGCGCTGACCCTGTACGTGGTGCTGGGCCTGGGCCGAGGGTACGCCGCCGCCGGTCTGGCCGGTACCGCGTTGACCATCGGGGCCGCGATCGGCGCACCGCTGCTGGGTCGGCTGGTCGACCGACGCGGGTTACGTCCGGCGCTGGCCGTCTCGGTCGCCGCCCAGGGCGTCTTCTGGACCGTGGCGCAGGCGCTGCCGTACCCCGCGTTGCTGGTCGCCGCGGTCGTCGCCGGCCTGCTCAGCCTGCCGGTGTTCTCGGTGATCCGGCAGTCGCTGGCCGCGCTGGTCCCGGCGGAGCAGCGCCGTCCGGCGTACGCCCTGGATTCGATGTCGGTCGAGCTTTCCTTCATGGTCGGACCGGCCCTGGCGGTGCTGCTCGCCACCGCGGTCTCCCCCCGGATCGCGATGGTCGCGGTCGGCGCTGGCCTGGTCGCCGCCGGGCTGGCGCTGTTTGTCGTCGACCCGCCGATCCGGGCCCGGCACGAGGAAGCCGACCGGACTGGCGCTCGGATCGCCCGCCGGGACTGGCTGACCCCGCAGTTACTCGGGGTGCTCGCGGTCGGCACGGCGTCGACGTTGGTGCTCGGCGGCACCGACGTGGCGTTGATCGCCGCCCTGCGGGAGAGCGACCAGTTGGCCTGGACCAGCGTCGTGCTCGTCGGCTGGGGGGCGTACTCCCTGGTCGGCGGGTTCGCCTACGGCGCGACCCGGCATCCGGTGCCGCCGGTCTGGTTGATGGTCGCGCTGGCCGCCGCCACGGTCCCGGTCGGGCTCGGGGCCGGGCACTGGTGGACGCTGGCCCTGGCCCTGGCCCCGGCCGGGCTGCTCTGCGCGCCGACGATCGCCGCCACGTCCGACGCGGTCGCCCGGCTGGCCCCGGCGGCGGTACGCGGCGAGGCGATGGGTCTGCATGGTTCGGCGTTGACCGTGGGCATGGCCGTCGGGGCGCCGCTGACCGGTGCAGTGATCGACGCCAGTACGCCGACGTGGGGGTTCGTGGCGATCGGTGCGGCGGGGCTGCTGCTGGCGCTGCCGATGGTCGCGATGCGGTGGCGCCGCCGGCCGGTGCCGGACCGGGTGCCGGCACCGCGGTGA
- a CDS encoding DUF2017 domain-containing protein: MSMFRRRNGRVVAVFSPDEVRVLRKVAGEVVGLLTDGFERDDPVVDRLFPDTYPDDPASSAELRRYTESDLKTAKIDQAGAVLAALPADADDTGAEVRLDGEAAEAWLRAINDARLAMGVRLQVRADTDLGAELAAAERDDPSSSRLFQLSVYAYLGYLQESLLGALLD, from the coding sequence ATGAGCATGTTCCGGCGCCGCAACGGGCGCGTCGTCGCCGTCTTCTCCCCCGACGAGGTACGGGTGTTGCGCAAGGTCGCCGGTGAGGTGGTGGGCCTACTCACCGACGGGTTCGAACGGGACGACCCAGTGGTCGACCGGCTGTTTCCGGACACCTACCCGGACGATCCGGCGAGCTCGGCGGAGCTGCGGCGGTACACCGAGAGCGACCTCAAGACGGCAAAGATCGACCAGGCGGGCGCGGTGCTCGCCGCGTTGCCGGCCGACGCCGACGACACGGGCGCGGAGGTCCGCCTGGACGGCGAGGCGGCCGAGGCGTGGCTGCGCGCGATCAACGACGCCCGGCTGGCGATGGGCGTCCGGTTGCAGGTGCGGGCCGACACCGATCTCGGCGCTGAGCTGGCGGCGGCCGAGCGGGACGATCCGTCGTCGAGCCGGCTGTTCCAGCTGTCGGTCTACGCCTATCTGGGCTATCTGCAGGAGTCCCTGCTCGGCGCGTTGCTCGACTAG
- a CDS encoding MoaD/ThiS family protein, which yields MSIEVRVPTILRSYTGGAKVVEGNGDTLAALLDDLDAKHSGLRGRLVTDEGNLHRFVNIYVNDEDVRFLGALEAKVADGDTVTILPAVAGGAGDVASAATSTVSG from the coding sequence ATGTCTATCGAAGTTCGCGTCCCCACCATCCTGCGCAGCTACACCGGCGGCGCCAAGGTCGTCGAAGGCAACGGGGACACCCTCGCCGCCCTGTTGGACGACCTCGACGCCAAGCACTCCGGCCTACGTGGCCGGCTGGTCACCGACGAGGGCAACCTGCACCGGTTCGTCAACATTTACGTCAACGACGAGGACGTCCGGTTCCTCGGCGCGCTCGAGGCCAAGGTCGCCGACGGGGACACCGTGACGATCCTGCCCGCGGTTGCCGGCGGCGCGGGCGACGTCGCCTCGGCCGCCACCAGCACCGTCAGCGGCTGA
- a CDS encoding LuxR family transcriptional regulator — MGLWSFVGRSEELDRLFAAATDGGRGLILSGSAGIGKSRLLREVVGRLPTETYAVWFASGSVSAAGLPFAGLAQVLPADQPPGLSPSALLRWAVESLRQRAAGRPIVLAIDDAHLLDPSSAAVTNLIARSGQATVLGTLLRGEPVPLPIRALWADDLVVHDELAPLDVVDSTGLLMELLGGPLDPASAERLWRLSEGNPLLLRELVIAAQSGQELTQTYGVWRWTGRLELAPSLTDLIDTRIGQLSPPVRGVVELVAFGQPIGLRLLLRTSRHADVEAAEERGLIRVDVADRRQDVHMAHPLYGEVVRRRCPVTRAQRLQAQLASLVDGVGARRREDLLRVAVWRLESNTADDPAMLLSAAGRAFAGYDVPLADRLAARAFDAGGGFDAAELWATILMFRDEPERALATIEAVRDEVTTDERRSRWLMVLGLVAYWGLGNESTLEDLAAGARELTDPAERVRVDSFEAIMRLHRLECDAALRLARAVLDRPAASHAAHGLAQCTIAHLQAAQGDLTGSGRAIARVEADAPHWRTELPYLQLALELARGTRLVLAGDLAGIEAIVAEEFADLADAGDFRLGSGYLSVIRAQAARLRGRLDDALRHSLQACATLATGRVYAGLAHAERAHAAALRGEAAQAAAAMADSDRAQTPGMAILYPWREQARCWVTVAEGDVTGAVGMLRELAARLRTDGFAGHEVMVLHDLVRLDRADLAVDRLTELAKVVEGPLPPLVLRQAQGAADGPYGALLRAASGFAGLGLHLFAAESAAMAVRRQRLARSPVTGQTNVLLGRSLGQCVDVRTPALLAGQPNLTGREHQVAKLAAAGVASREIAQRLFLSPRTVENHLQRAYGKLGVTGRAELAEAVRALPDEPGPPGQAGPHRPGGRTVAR; from the coding sequence ATGGGCCTGTGGAGCTTCGTGGGACGGTCCGAAGAGCTCGACCGGCTGTTCGCCGCCGCCACCGACGGCGGTCGCGGCCTGATCCTCAGTGGCTCCGCCGGGATCGGCAAGAGCCGGTTGTTACGTGAAGTCGTAGGTAGACTGCCGACCGAGACGTACGCGGTCTGGTTCGCCTCGGGCAGCGTCAGCGCCGCCGGCCTACCGTTCGCTGGCCTCGCCCAGGTGCTCCCGGCGGACCAGCCACCCGGGTTGTCCCCCTCGGCGCTACTGCGGTGGGCCGTCGAGTCGCTGCGACAACGGGCAGCGGGCCGGCCGATCGTGCTCGCCATCGACGACGCGCATCTGCTCGACCCCTCCTCGGCGGCGGTGACGAACCTGATCGCCCGCTCCGGTCAGGCCACTGTGCTGGGTACGCTGCTTCGCGGCGAGCCGGTGCCGCTGCCGATCCGGGCACTGTGGGCCGACGATCTGGTGGTACACGACGAGCTGGCGCCGCTGGACGTCGTCGACAGCACTGGCCTGCTGATGGAACTGCTCGGTGGGCCGCTGGACCCGGCCTCGGCCGAACGGCTGTGGCGGCTGTCCGAGGGAAACCCGCTGCTGCTGCGGGAGCTCGTCATCGCCGCCCAGTCCGGGCAGGAGCTGACCCAGACGTACGGGGTGTGGCGGTGGACCGGCCGGTTGGAGCTGGCACCGAGCCTGACTGACCTGATCGACACCCGGATCGGCCAGCTCAGCCCGCCGGTCCGTGGCGTCGTCGAGCTGGTGGCGTTCGGCCAGCCGATCGGGCTGCGGCTGCTGCTGCGGACCAGCCGGCACGCCGACGTGGAGGCCGCCGAGGAACGCGGACTGATCCGGGTTGACGTCGCCGACCGCCGGCAGGACGTGCACATGGCCCATCCGCTGTACGGCGAGGTGGTACGCCGCCGGTGCCCGGTCACCCGGGCGCAGCGGCTGCAGGCGCAGCTCGCTTCGCTCGTGGACGGAGTAGGGGCGCGCCGCCGGGAGGATCTACTGCGGGTCGCCGTCTGGCGGCTCGAGTCGAACACCGCCGACGACCCGGCGATGCTGCTCAGCGCGGCCGGCCGGGCGTTCGCCGGGTACGACGTCCCACTGGCGGACCGGCTGGCCGCCCGAGCGTTCGACGCCGGCGGCGGGTTCGACGCCGCCGAGCTCTGGGCGACCATCCTGATGTTCCGCGACGAGCCGGAGCGGGCCCTGGCCACCATCGAGGCGGTCCGCGACGAGGTCACCACCGACGAACGACGCAGCCGCTGGTTGATGGTGCTGGGACTGGTTGCCTACTGGGGGCTCGGCAACGAGTCGACGCTAGAGGACCTGGCGGCCGGTGCCCGCGAGCTGACCGACCCGGCCGAGCGGGTCCGGGTCGACTCGTTCGAGGCGATCATGCGGCTGCACCGGCTGGAGTGTGACGCCGCGCTGCGGCTGGCCCGCGCCGTACTCGACCGGCCGGCGGCCAGTCACGCCGCCCACGGGCTGGCCCAGTGCACCATCGCCCACCTGCAGGCCGCACAGGGCGACCTGACCGGCAGCGGCCGGGCCATCGCCCGGGTCGAGGCCGACGCGCCGCACTGGCGTACCGAACTTCCCTACCTGCAGCTGGCGCTGGAACTCGCCCGCGGCACCCGGCTGGTGCTCGCCGGTGACCTGGCCGGGATCGAGGCGATCGTCGCCGAGGAGTTCGCCGACCTGGCCGACGCCGGTGACTTCCGGCTCGGGTCCGGATACCTGTCGGTGATCCGGGCGCAGGCCGCCCGGCTGCGCGGCCGGCTCGACGACGCGCTGCGACACAGCCTGCAGGCGTGCGCCACGCTGGCCACCGGCCGGGTGTACGCCGGGCTGGCCCACGCCGAACGCGCACACGCGGCCGCCCTGCGGGGCGAGGCGGCCCAGGCCGCCGCGGCGATGGCCGACTCGGACCGGGCGCAGACACCCGGAATGGCCATCCTGTACCCGTGGCGGGAACAGGCGCGCTGCTGGGTGACGGTCGCCGAGGGGGACGTCACCGGCGCGGTCGGCATGCTGCGGGAGCTGGCGGCCCGGCTGCGTACCGACGGTTTCGCCGGCCACGAGGTGATGGTGCTGCACGACCTGGTCCGGCTGGACCGGGCCGACCTGGCGGTGGACCGGCTGACCGAGCTCGCCAAGGTGGTCGAAGGCCCACTGCCGCCGCTGGTCCTGCGCCAGGCACAGGGCGCCGCCGACGGACCGTACGGTGCCCTGCTGCGCGCCGCCAGCGGCTTCGCCGGCCTCGGGCTGCACCTGTTCGCCGCCGAGTCCGCCGCGATGGCGGTACGGCGGCAGCGGCTGGCCCGGTCGCCGGTCACCGGGCAGACCAACGTGCTGCTCGGCCGGTCGCTCGGCCAGTGCGTCGACGTGCGTACCCCGGCGTTGCTGGCCGGCCAGCCCAACCTGACCGGCCGGGAGCACCAGGTGGCGAAGCTGGCGGCGGCCGGCGTGGCCAGCCGGGAGATCGCCCAGCGGTTGTTCCTGTCGCCCCGCACCGTGGAGAACCATCTGCAACGGGCGTACGGCAAGCTCGGCGTGACCGGGCGTGCCGAGCTGGCCGAGGCGGTGCGCGCCCTGCCCGACGAGCCGGGGCCACCGGGCCAGGCCGGGCCGCACCGGCCGGGCGGCCGTACAGTAGCCAGGTGA
- a CDS encoding M67 family metallopeptidase — translation MLSIDRSIIDAIVAHARRDHPDEACGVVAGPAGSDTPTRHIPMQNAARSMTFYEFDSMEQLHLWREMDDRDEEPVVIYHSHTATEAYPSRTDAAIAGWPEAHYLLVSTRDPEVTEIRSFRIVDEVVTEEPVNLIDAGVDPHAVQSYLFGQTPTTVDYECSSGR, via the coding sequence GTGCTGAGCATCGACCGGTCGATCATCGACGCGATCGTCGCCCATGCCCGCCGGGACCACCCCGACGAGGCGTGCGGCGTCGTCGCCGGTCCGGCCGGCTCGGACACGCCGACCCGGCACATCCCGATGCAGAACGCGGCCCGCTCGATGACGTTCTACGAGTTCGACTCGATGGAGCAGTTGCATCTGTGGCGGGAGATGGACGACCGGGACGAGGAGCCGGTGGTGATCTACCACTCGCACACCGCGACCGAGGCGTACCCGTCCCGCACCGACGCGGCGATCGCCGGCTGGCCCGAGGCCCACTACCTGCTGGTCTCCACCCGTGACCCGGAGGTCACCGAGATCCGGTCGTTCCGCATAGTGGACGAGGTGGTGACCGAGGAGCCGGTCAATCTCATTGACGCCGGTGTCGACCCGCACGCGGTGCAGTCGTACCTGTTCGGGCAGACCCCGACCACGGTCGACTACGAGTGTTCGTCCGGCCGCTGA
- a CDS encoding nicotinate phosphoribosyltransferase, with the protein MTSSSPALLTDHYELTMLAAALADGSAHRHCVFEVFARRLPTGRRYGVVAGTGRLVDLIRDFRFDAETVRHLRDRAVVDAGTAQWLTDYRFTGDVDGYAEGELFFPNSPILTVSGTFAECVLLETLVLSVLNHDCAIAAAAARAVTAARGRPVIEMGSRRTHEEAAVAAARAAYLAGFAATSNLAAGARYGIPTAGTSAHAFTLLHDDERAAFASQVATLGRDTTLLVDTYSISQGIRNAIEVAGPDLRAIRIDSGDLSVLAQQSRELLDSLGATETKIIVSGDLDEYAIASLAAEPVDMYGAGTAVVTGSGAPTARLVYKLVEVDGRPVVKRSENKATVGGRKVAVRRHKPTGTAIEEIVVSQGVPDRANGDRVLQRSFVAAGEALTRPTLDESREHLRRCLISIPWEGLKLSAGDPAIPVTVVPADQ; encoded by the coding sequence GTGACCAGCTCCAGCCCTGCTCTGCTGACCGACCACTACGAGCTGACCATGCTCGCCGCCGCGTTGGCTGACGGCAGCGCGCACCGGCACTGCGTGTTCGAGGTCTTCGCCCGGCGGCTGCCGACCGGCCGCCGGTACGGTGTGGTGGCCGGCACCGGTCGGCTGGTCGACCTGATCCGGGACTTCCGCTTCGACGCGGAGACCGTCCGACACCTGCGGGACCGCGCGGTGGTCGACGCCGGCACCGCACAGTGGCTGACCGACTACCGGTTCACCGGGGACGTCGACGGGTACGCCGAGGGAGAGTTGTTCTTCCCGAACTCGCCGATCCTCACCGTCTCCGGCACGTTCGCCGAGTGCGTCCTGCTGGAGACTCTGGTGCTGTCGGTGCTGAACCACGACTGCGCGATCGCGGCGGCGGCGGCGCGGGCGGTGACCGCCGCCCGCGGCCGGCCGGTGATCGAGATGGGTTCGCGGCGCACCCACGAGGAGGCGGCGGTGGCGGCGGCCCGGGCCGCGTACCTGGCCGGTTTCGCGGCCACGTCCAACCTGGCGGCGGGTGCCCGGTACGGCATCCCGACGGCGGGCACCTCGGCGCACGCGTTCACCCTGCTGCACGACGACGAACGGGCGGCGTTCGCGTCGCAGGTGGCCACGCTCGGGCGGGACACCACGTTGCTGGTCGACACCTACAGCATCAGCCAGGGCATCCGTAACGCGATCGAGGTCGCCGGGCCGGACCTGCGGGCGATCCGGATCGACTCCGGTGACCTGTCGGTCCTGGCGCAACAGTCCCGGGAGCTGCTCGACTCGCTCGGTGCCACCGAGACCAAGATCATCGTTTCCGGTGATCTCGACGAGTACGCGATCGCCTCGCTCGCCGCCGAGCCGGTCGACATGTACGGTGCCGGCACCGCCGTGGTGACCGGGTCCGGCGCGCCGACCGCCCGGCTGGTCTACAAGCTGGTCGAGGTCGACGGCCGGCCGGTGGTCAAGCGCTCCGAGAACAAGGCCACCGTCGGGGGCCGGAAGGTGGCGGTACGCCGGCACAAGCCGACCGGCACCGCCATCGAGGAGATCGTCGTCTCGCAGGGGGTGCCGGACCGGGCCAACGGTGACCGGGTGCTGCAACGGTCCTTTGTCGCCGCTGGCGAGGCGCTGACCCGGCCGACCCTCGACGAGTCCCGCGAGCACCTGCGCCGCTGCCTGATCTCGATACCGTGGGAAGGGCTGAAACTGTCCGCCGGAGATCCGGCCATCCCGGTGACCGTCGTGCCCGCCGACCAGTGA
- the ctaD gene encoding cytochrome c oxidase subunit I, with protein sequence MTTVAPKPIASRPFPVRRPVRGSAMARLLRTTDAKQIGIMYMITAFAFFMIGGLMALIMRAELAQPGMQFLSPEQYNQLFTMHGTIMLLFFATPIVFAFANYVTPIQIGAPDVSFPRLNSFAYWLYLFGGTLAMGGFLTPGGAADFGWFAYTPLSSVEHSPGVGANMWIVGLAISGLGTILGAVNMITTILTLRAPGMTMFRMPIFTWNILVTSLLVIMVFPLLAAALFALAADRMLGAHVYAPETGGPLLWQHLFWFFGHPEVYIVALPFFGIISEIIPVFSRKPIFGYKGLVAATIAIAALSMSVWAHHMFATGAVLLPFFSFLSFLIAVPTGMKFFNWIGTMWRGQISFETPMLWSIGFLVTFLFGGLSGVLLASPPIDFHVSDSYFVVAHFHYVLFGTIVFAVFAGIYFWFPKFTGRMLDERLGRVHFWLTFVGFHTTFLVQHWLGAEGFPRRYADYQAIDGWTTLNMISTVGSFVTGISTLPFLYNVWKSYKAGPLVEVDDPWGHGNSLEWATSCPPPLRNFDRMPRIRSERPAFDLKFPELAAGHHSVAGPPEGGAKPLTSESDGGATYQEDTASNVDRR encoded by the coding sequence GTGACCACCGTCGCACCGAAGCCGATCGCCAGCCGGCCCTTCCCGGTCCGCAGGCCGGTCCGCGGCTCGGCCATGGCGCGGCTGCTGCGCACGACCGACGCGAAGCAGATCGGGATCATGTACATGATCACCGCCTTCGCGTTCTTCATGATCGGTGGCCTGATGGCTCTGATCATGCGTGCGGAGCTGGCCCAGCCGGGGATGCAGTTTCTCTCCCCGGAGCAGTACAACCAGCTGTTCACCATGCACGGCACGATCATGCTGTTGTTCTTCGCGACGCCGATCGTGTTCGCCTTCGCCAACTACGTTACGCCGATCCAGATCGGTGCGCCGGACGTTTCCTTTCCCCGGCTGAACAGCTTCGCCTACTGGCTGTACCTGTTCGGTGGCACTTTGGCGATGGGTGGCTTCCTGACCCCGGGCGGCGCCGCCGACTTCGGCTGGTTCGCGTACACCCCGCTGAGCAGCGTCGAGCACTCCCCGGGCGTCGGCGCCAACATGTGGATCGTCGGACTGGCGATCTCCGGTCTGGGCACCATCCTCGGCGCGGTCAACATGATCACCACGATCCTGACCCTGCGCGCGCCGGGCATGACCATGTTCCGGATGCCGATCTTCACCTGGAACATCCTGGTCACCAGCCTCCTGGTGATCATGGTCTTCCCGCTGCTGGCCGCCGCGCTGTTCGCGCTCGCCGCCGACCGCATGCTCGGTGCCCACGTGTACGCGCCGGAGACCGGCGGGCCGCTGCTGTGGCAGCACCTGTTCTGGTTCTTCGGCCACCCCGAGGTGTACATCGTCGCGCTGCCGTTCTTCGGCATCATCAGCGAGATCATCCCGGTCTTCTCCCGCAAGCCGATCTTCGGCTACAAGGGTCTGGTGGCCGCCACGATCGCGATCGCCGCGCTGTCGATGAGCGTCTGGGCGCACCACATGTTCGCCACCGGCGCGGTGCTGCTGCCCTTCTTCAGCTTCCTGAGCTTCCTGATCGCGGTGCCGACCGGCATGAAGTTCTTCAACTGGATCGGCACCATGTGGCGGGGGCAGATCAGCTTCGAGACGCCGATGCTCTGGTCGATCGGCTTCCTGGTCACCTTCCTCTTCGGCGGTCTGTCGGGTGTCCTGCTGGCCAGCCCACCGATCGACTTCCACGTCTCGGACTCGTACTTCGTCGTCGCCCACTTCCACTACGTGCTGTTCGGCACGATCGTGTTCGCGGTCTTCGCCGGCATCTACTTCTGGTTCCCGAAGTTCACCGGACGGATGCTCGACGAGCGGCTGGGCCGGGTGCACTTCTGGCTGACCTTCGTCGGCTTCCACACCACCTTCCTGGTGCAGCACTGGCTCGGTGCCGAGGGCTTCCCCCGCCGGTACGCCGACTACCAGGCGATCGACGGCTGGACCACACTCAACATGATCTCCACGGTCGGCTCGTTCGTCACCGGCATCTCCACCCTGCCGTTCCTGTACAACGTGTGGAAGTCGTACAAGGCCGGACCGCTGGTCGAGGTCGACGACCCGTGGGGCCACGGGAACTCGTTGGAGTGGGCGACCAGTTGCCCGCCACCGCTGCGCAACTTCGACCGGATGCCCCGGATCCGCTCCGAGCGACCGGCGTTCGACCTGAAGTTCCCGGAGCTGGCCGCCGGCCACCACTCGGTCGCCGGCCCGCCGGAGGGCGGTGCCAAACCGCTGACCAGCGAGTCGGACGGCGGTGCCACATACCAGGAGGACACCGCCAGCAACGTCGACCGGCGCTGA
- the clpS gene encoding ATP-dependent Clp protease adapter ClpS → MAAPQVAPVETPDTVEMPGDERLWVTIVWDDPVNLMTYVTWVFQKLFGYSQAKAEELMLDVHNKGRAVVSSGARERMELDASRLHAYGLWATVDRA, encoded by the coding sequence ATGGCGGCTCCCCAGGTTGCTCCGGTCGAGACGCCGGACACGGTCGAGATGCCAGGTGACGAACGCCTGTGGGTGACCATCGTCTGGGACGATCCGGTCAACCTGATGACGTACGTGACCTGGGTCTTTCAGAAGTTGTTCGGGTACAGCCAGGCCAAGGCGGAGGAGTTGATGCTCGACGTGCACAACAAGGGCCGGGCGGTGGTGTCCAGCGGGGCCCGCGAGCGGATGGAGCTCGACGCGTCCCGGCTGCACGCCTACGGGCTCTGGGCGACGGTCGACCGGGCATGA
- a CDS encoding nicotinamidase — MHRALIIVDVQNDFCEGGSLAVGGGTDVAAAISRTVAEAPQQRWRHVVATKDYHVDPGAHFGDPPDFVDTWPAHCVVGTGGDEFHPGLATDRIEAVFRKGQYAAAYSGFEGHSDDGTGLADWLRERGITGVDVVGIATDHCVRATALDAARAGFDTTVLLDLTAGVARDTTEVAVDAMRAAGVTLTGSPVLRPA; from the coding sequence ATGCACCGGGCACTGATCATCGTTGACGTACAGAACGACTTCTGTGAAGGTGGCTCGCTCGCGGTGGGCGGCGGCACCGACGTGGCGGCGGCGATCTCCCGGACCGTCGCCGAGGCACCGCAGCAGCGGTGGCGGCATGTGGTGGCGACCAAGGACTACCACGTCGACCCCGGCGCGCACTTCGGCGACCCGCCGGACTTCGTCGACACCTGGCCGGCGCACTGCGTGGTGGGCACCGGCGGGGACGAGTTCCATCCCGGGCTGGCCACCGATCGGATCGAGGCAGTCTTCCGTAAGGGCCAGTACGCGGCGGCCTACTCGGGCTTCGAGGGCCACAGCGACGACGGCACCGGCCTGGCCGACTGGCTGCGGGAACGCGGTATCACCGGGGTCGACGTGGTCGGCATCGCCACCGACCACTGCGTACGGGCGACCGCGCTGGACGCCGCCCGGGCCGGCTTCGACACCACCGTGCTGCTCGACCTGACCGCCGGGGTGGCCCGGGACACCACCGAGGTGGCGGTGGACGCGATGCGGGCCGCCGGGGTGACGTTGACCGGTTCCCCGGTGCTGCGTCCGGCCTGA
- a CDS encoding FAD-dependent monooxygenase: protein MAQPPVRVLVVGASVAGLAVARALRLAGIRPDLVEKLAPTVVAGAGIFLPGNAIRALRELGLDNPLRPLGAVIRRQRFLDATGAELCSVDLEQLWQGVGQCRVLPRADLHQVLLTGAGGEVRYHTEVCDVEVGDETTKVAFGDGSYAEYDLVVGADGRRSAVRRLAEIGGAPHPVGQIAYRSVVSGGPEITEWTALLGQRSGIALAPMGYGRVYLYADEPLPAGSAPPADPLVRLRQLLGDYGGPVPAVLDAVEKVQVAVTDEVELGGWSRGNVVLVGDAAHATAPTLSQGAAMAFEDALVLAEELRAAPTVVEALARYESRRRPRTQWVLDRTRDRDRTRDVAPVLRDPVLRAKGGTIFQEHYRLLVDPV, encoded by the coding sequence ATGGCTCAACCACCCGTGCGCGTGCTCGTCGTCGGTGCCAGCGTCGCCGGGCTGGCCGTCGCCCGGGCGCTGCGGCTGGCCGGCATCCGGCCCGATCTGGTGGAGAAGCTGGCCCCGACCGTCGTCGCCGGCGCCGGGATCTTCCTGCCCGGCAATGCCATCCGCGCGCTGCGCGAGCTCGGGCTGGACAATCCGTTGCGCCCGCTCGGCGCGGTGATCCGGCGGCAGCGGTTCCTCGACGCCACCGGCGCCGAGCTGTGCTCGGTCGATCTGGAACAGCTGTGGCAGGGCGTCGGGCAGTGTCGGGTGCTGCCCCGCGCGGACCTGCACCAGGTGCTGCTCACCGGCGCCGGCGGGGAGGTGCGGTACCACACCGAGGTGTGTGACGTGGAGGTTGGCGACGAGACCACCAAGGTCGCCTTCGGCGACGGCTCCTACGCCGAGTACGACCTGGTCGTCGGTGCGGACGGGCGTCGGTCAGCGGTCCGTCGACTGGCCGAGATCGGTGGCGCGCCGCACCCGGTCGGCCAGATCGCCTACCGCAGCGTGGTCAGCGGCGGTCCGGAGATCACCGAGTGGACCGCACTGCTCGGGCAACGGTCCGGCATCGCGCTCGCCCCGATGGGCTACGGCCGGGTCTACCTCTACGCCGACGAGCCGCTGCCGGCCGGCTCCGCCCCGCCCGCCGACCCGTTGGTCCGGCTCCGCCAGCTCCTCGGCGACTACGGCGGGCCGGTGCCAGCGGTCCTCGACGCGGTGGAGAAGGTACAGGTGGCCGTCACCGACGAGGTGGAGCTGGGCGGCTGGTCCCGAGGCAACGTGGTGCTCGTCGGGGACGCCGCCCATGCGACCGCACCGACCCTGTCCCAGGGGGCGGCGATGGCGTTCGAGGACGCGCTGGTCCTGGCCGAGGAGCTACGTGCCGCGCCGACGGTCGTCGAGGCGCTCGCCAGGTACGAGAGCCGGCGTCGGCCGCGTACCCAGTGGGTGCTGGACCGGACCCGGGACCGGGACCGGACCCGCGACGTCGCCCCGGTCCTGCGCGACCCGGTGCTGCGGGCCAAGGGCGGCACGATCTTCCAGGAGCACTACCGGTTGCTCGTCGACCCGGTGTGA